The following proteins are co-located in the Leptospira weilii genome:
- a CDS encoding NmrA/HSCARG family protein, translating into MDDKSERDILVVGATGNQGGAVARKLRECGYKVRALCRDLESPAARALASMGVNLHLGDLEERASIDSAVEGAYGVFGIQNFWQGFPTTKLGTEGEIRQGKNLLDAAQEAGVQHFIQSTGGGVTVAPELAVNQGKLAVEQYARQIDIPLTVMRPVFFMENFDNPAWGMPQSLQSGRLDLPFHPDTRLMMCAVEDLAAFVAIAFDQPDEFIGSSFDVASDEMTMRDIASTFTRVMGRPVAFTGDPAGLDALAEMDADLAGIFRFEIFERGFRAFLPGLRALHPGLSRLEEYLRQKGWANR; encoded by the coding sequence ATGGATGACAAATCTGAACGCGATATTTTAGTGGTTGGTGCCACAGGGAATCAGGGTGGCGCCGTGGCTCGTAAGCTACGCGAATGCGGTTATAAGGTGCGCGCTCTTTGCCGCGATTTGGAAAGTCCCGCCGCACGCGCTCTGGCCAGCATGGGAGTTAATTTGCATCTCGGTGATCTCGAGGAGCGAGCTTCGATCGACAGCGCAGTCGAAGGAGCCTACGGCGTATTTGGCATTCAAAACTTCTGGCAGGGCTTTCCGACGACAAAGCTCGGTACCGAGGGTGAAATCCGGCAAGGTAAGAATCTCCTCGACGCAGCCCAGGAGGCTGGCGTGCAGCACTTCATCCAGTCGACCGGTGGTGGGGTCACGGTGGCTCCGGAACTCGCGGTCAATCAGGGCAAACTCGCGGTCGAGCAATACGCTCGTCAGATCGACATACCTCTTACTGTCATGCGGCCAGTATTCTTCATGGAGAACTTCGACAATCCAGCGTGGGGCATGCCCCAGTCGTTGCAGAGCGGCCGACTCGATCTGCCGTTCCACCCGGACACCCGGCTAATGATGTGCGCGGTCGAGGATCTGGCTGCGTTCGTGGCAATAGCCTTCGATCAGCCGGATGAATTCATCGGATCCAGCTTCGATGTGGCCAGTGACGAGATGACCATGCGCGATATCGCGAGCACGTTCACACGTGTGATGGGTCGCCCGGTGGCGTTCACCGGCGACCCGGCGGGCCTCGACGCGCTGGCCGAAATGGACGCGGATCTCGCAGGTATCTTCCGATTCGAGATCTTCGAGCGCGGGTTTCGTGCCTTCCTACCCGGTCTGCGCGCCTTACATCCTGGCCTGTCGCGACTCGAGGAATACCTCCGCCAGAAAGGTTGGGCCAATCGCTGA
- a CDS encoding IS3 family transposase, with translation MESTIFLFDYIERYHNRRRRHLALGYLSPVEFRIKNSA, from the coding sequence ATGGAAAGCACAATATTTCTGTTTGACTACATAGAAAGATATCACAACAGAAGGAGAAGACACTTGGCTTTAGGCTACCTTAGCCCGGTTGAGTTTCGAATTAAAAATTCTGCATAG
- a CDS encoding adhesin OmpL37 family surface protein: protein MVCRIQTILIAIILVSGQLLWAVSPDQINLGILIGENKTNLKFINICVSNLAPILDEDTAGTSNKNPPNNTKAEAGAAVTPDVPGKEELYKKLGVLPSYASLKKANQSDFNGNMLYFQSNYSLSFKNLRAAQEEMKNLYQSTHEQYLQNSRVLLEYASPLIVRSNDKIAQHLLRLGFRDLKSSEDHFTIAYNSSPYQFRYKLLLHGEGIKIARRARKFALLAMIASKTPTEDKPEYQFVNLDDIRAAVEKENTSDYEKIRNTLINYIDNGLLQRKIVPPGEAKERPIDVLEVHDDNYSIITSGRISLMDVSNEEIRADNMIQKETLPPIPAKNKN, encoded by the coding sequence ATGGTTTGCAGAATTCAAACAATACTGATCGCAATTATCCTCGTTTCCGGACAACTGCTTTGGGCCGTATCGCCGGATCAAATCAACCTCGGGATTCTGATTGGGGAGAATAAGACCAATCTTAAATTCATCAATATATGTGTGAGCAATCTTGCTCCTATTTTGGACGAAGATACCGCGGGGACTTCGAATAAAAATCCTCCTAATAATACTAAGGCGGAAGCAGGTGCTGCAGTTACGCCCGATGTTCCCGGAAAGGAGGAACTTTATAAGAAGTTGGGGGTGCTTCCTTCTTACGCAAGTTTGAAAAAAGCAAATCAATCCGATTTTAACGGAAACATGCTTTATTTTCAGAGTAATTACAGTCTTTCCTTTAAAAATCTCAGAGCGGCCCAAGAAGAGATGAAGAATCTTTATCAGTCGACTCATGAACAGTATCTACAAAATTCCAGAGTTCTTTTGGAATATGCCTCTCCTTTGATCGTAAGGAGTAATGATAAGATTGCACAACATTTATTACGCCTCGGTTTTCGAGATCTGAAGAGTTCTGAAGATCATTTTACGATCGCATATAATTCTTCTCCTTATCAATTTCGATATAAACTGCTTTTGCACGGGGAAGGGATCAAAATCGCGAGAAGGGCGAGAAAGTTTGCGCTCCTTGCAATGATTGCGTCCAAAACTCCTACGGAAGACAAACCTGAATATCAGTTTGTGAATCTGGACGATATCAGAGCTGCGGTTGAAAAAGAGAATACCTCCGATTACGAAAAAATCAGAAATACTTTGATTAACTACATAGACAACGGCTTGCTTCAAAGAAAAATCGTTCCTCCTGGAGAAGCCAAGGAAAGGCCGATTGACGTTCTTGAAGTTCACGACGATAACTATTCCATCATCACTTCGGGAAGGATCTCCCTGATGGACGTGAGCAACGAAGAAATACGAGCCGACAACATGATTCAAAAGGAAACTCTACCTCCGATTCCGGCAAAAAACAAAAATTAA
- a CDS encoding IS5 family transposase (programmed frameshift), with the protein MDKYYSEIPEGLWKQIAPLIPKEKSKPKGGRNRVPTRVVMAGIIYRMKTGCQWRAIPNDFGSGQTCHRRFQEWERAGVFKKIYKSILKYYDVKNKIAWDWASMDSAMVKAPKGGVLTGKNPTDRAKLGVKRHILTDGNGIPLAITLSGANVHDKRNVKDTLNSILVFSGRKRKKTKHLCLDKGYDFKDIEALIKRRNIRPHIRKKGEKPLIGKYKGKPRRWVVERTNSWHNRFRAILIRWERKAENYLASLYLASSIIVFNFFNR; encoded by the exons ATGGACAAATATTATTCAGAGATTCCCGAGGGACTTTGGAAACAAATAGCCCCTTTGATCCCAAAAGAGAAGTCAAAGCCGAAAGGTGGTCGCAATCGCGTTCCAACAAGAGTCGTAATGGCAGGTATCATCTATCGAATGAAAACAGGCTGTCAGTGGCGTGCAATTCCGAATGACTTTGGATCGGGTCAAACTTGTCACAGAAGATTTCAAGAATGGGAACGAGCGGGAGTATTCAAAAAGATTTATAAATCTATTTTAAAATATTATGATGTGAAGAATAAGATAGCATGGGATTGGGCTTCGATGGATTCCGCAATGGTTAAAGCTCCCAAAGGGGGAGTTT TAACCGGGAAAAATCCTACAGACCGTGCCAAATTGGGAGTTAAACGGCATATTCTTACGGATGGAAACGGAATTCCATTGGCAATTACGTTGAGCGGAGCGAACGTTCATGATAAACGCAATGTAAAAGATACATTGAATTCCATCTTGGTTTTTTCCGGAAGAAAAAGAAAAAAAACAAAACACCTTTGTTTAGATAAAGGTTATGACTTCAAAGATATAGAAGCATTGATCAAAAGAAGAAACATTCGACCTCATATTCGGAAAAAAGGTGAAAAACCTCTCATTGGTAAATACAAAGGAAAACCTAGACGTTGGGTCGTTGAAAGAACAAATAGTTGGCATAATCGATTCAGAGCTATTTTGATTCGCTGGGAAAGAAAAGCAGAAAACTATCTGGCTTCTCTTTATCTTGCAAGCTCAATCATTGTTTTTAACTTTTTTAATAGGTAG
- a CDS encoding oxidoreductase, whose protein sequence is MVQKLALVAGATGLIGKYLLEELSTSAEYQKVYALVRRPGSVVGAEEIVSDYDALVASLLPQGITDVFCSLGTTMSKAGSQENFKKVDYEYVLKLAKLVKEIGAQSFFVVSALGANPNSFVFYNRIKGEMERDLESVGFSFLGIFRPSLLEGEREEVRSGETLGQFFAKIVNPFLLGGIRKYRLIHGRTVAKAMIRIAEKEPTGVRILESDRIAAVGEN, encoded by the coding sequence ATGGTTCAGAAATTAGCGTTAGTCGCAGGTGCGACGGGCCTGATCGGAAAGTATCTTTTGGAGGAATTATCCACTTCCGCCGAATACCAAAAAGTATATGCGCTCGTACGCAGACCGGGTAGCGTAGTCGGAGCCGAAGAAATCGTTTCCGACTATGACGCGTTAGTTGCTTCACTTCTTCCGCAAGGAATTACGGACGTATTTTGCAGTTTGGGAACCACGATGTCCAAAGCGGGAAGCCAGGAGAATTTCAAAAAAGTGGATTATGAATATGTTTTGAAACTTGCTAAACTCGTAAAAGAAATAGGGGCTCAATCTTTTTTCGTAGTTAGCGCTTTAGGAGCTAATCCAAACTCATTCGTATTTTATAATCGAATAAAGGGAGAAATGGAAAGGGATCTGGAAAGTGTCGGTTTTTCTTTTCTTGGGATTTTTAGACCTTCTTTGTTGGAAGGGGAAAGGGAAGAAGTTCGTTCCGGTGAAACGTTGGGTCAGTTTTTTGCAAAGATTGTAAATCCATTCCTTTTAGGGGGAATTCGAAAGTATAGATTGATTCATGGAAGGACTGTCGCTAAAGCAATGATTCGTATCGCGGAAAAGGAACCGACAGGAGTTCGTATTTTAGAGTCGGATCGGATTGCAGCCGTAGGCGAAAATTGA
- a CDS encoding adenylate/guanylate cyclase domain-containing protein has product MPDSVLEVLKKEERSGIIITNYFRYLIALFFLLQIVVNVNSGNHKFNLIAFLIYLSLTFAHTIVIRVSPLSVVSVFNYITLFTEYLLILGVLLFYTFTTKNVDLGFALKNPINLFFLFPIIYSLLQFKIRFVFIGLFLFYLIYYSILWVAVSQGQLIYTKDWGSYVSGPNILIEDIVAGKPGLYFCFAMMISTGIFRTISMVKRIGIVEGQKTELSRYFSPKIVNEMVENPETFQNGNRQIVSILFLDIRNFTSMSENMDPKELGELLSEFRKIMTECVFENNGTLDKYIGDAVMATFGTPHPSPSAEVDARNAVGCGVIMQKRLAEWNLLRKSEGKTPISIGIGIHTGEVFAGNVGSDLHREYSVIGDAVNTASRIESLCKVLKKPFLISKETMELLGGKYTLNRMPRVKVKGKEEPLQIYEVVWG; this is encoded by the coding sequence ATGCCGGATTCCGTTTTGGAAGTTCTCAAAAAAGAGGAAAGAAGCGGAATCATTATCACAAATTACTTTCGCTATCTAATCGCCTTATTTTTTCTGCTTCAGATCGTCGTCAACGTCAACAGTGGAAATCACAAATTCAATCTCATCGCATTTTTGATCTATCTTTCTTTAACCTTCGCGCATACGATCGTCATCCGAGTCTCTCCCCTTTCCGTCGTAAGCGTTTTCAACTACATAACTTTGTTTACCGAATACCTTCTCATACTCGGAGTTTTGCTTTTTTATACCTTCACGACAAAGAATGTGGATTTAGGTTTTGCTCTGAAAAATCCGATTAATCTTTTCTTTTTATTTCCGATCATATATTCCCTTTTGCAGTTTAAAATTCGTTTCGTTTTTATCGGGCTATTTCTCTTTTATTTGATCTATTATTCGATTTTATGGGTCGCGGTTTCTCAAGGTCAGCTCATATACACAAAAGATTGGGGGAGTTATGTCAGCGGTCCGAATATTTTGATCGAAGACATAGTCGCGGGCAAACCGGGTTTGTATTTTTGTTTCGCGATGATGATTTCCACGGGAATTTTCCGGACAATCTCGATGGTAAAAAGAATCGGAATCGTAGAAGGTCAAAAGACAGAACTTTCCAGATATTTTTCACCTAAGATTGTAAACGAAATGGTGGAAAATCCGGAAACCTTTCAAAACGGAAATCGGCAAATTGTAAGTATCCTTTTTTTAGACATTCGCAACTTTACCTCGATGTCCGAGAACATGGACCCAAAAGAACTCGGCGAACTTCTATCGGAATTTCGGAAAATAATGACGGAATGCGTCTTTGAAAATAACGGAACCTTGGACAAATATATCGGCGATGCAGTGATGGCGACATTCGGCACGCCTCATCCTTCCCCTTCGGCGGAAGTAGACGCAAGAAATGCGGTCGGCTGCGGAGTCATTATGCAGAAACGTCTCGCAGAATGGAACTTACTTCGAAAATCGGAAGGAAAAACTCCGATCTCTATCGGTATAGGAATTCATACGGGAGAAGTTTTTGCGGGAAACGTAGGAAGCGATCTTCACAGAGAATATTCGGTCATCGGCGACGCGGTCAACACCGCTTCCCGCATCGAATCCCTCTGTAAAGTTTTAAAAAAACCTTTTCTCATTTCGAAAGAAACCATGGAGTTGCTAGGTGGAAAATATACTCTCAACCGTATGCCCCGTGTCAAAGTAAAAGGAAAAGAAGAACCTCTTCAAATCTACGAAGTTGTTTGGGGATAA
- a CDS encoding DUF962 domain-containing protein — protein sequence MATETAPKTYTTFKEFWPFYLGEHSHPVNRALHFIGTSFAIGWILAAIANFDPFYILAGLFSGYFFAWIGHFFVEKNRPATFTYPLKSFMGDWVMYFYILTGQIGKELEKIGKK from the coding sequence ATGGCAACCGAGACGGCACCTAAAACTTATACTACTTTCAAGGAATTCTGGCCGTTTTATTTAGGAGAACATTCTCATCCGGTGAATCGCGCTCTTCATTTTATCGGCACTTCTTTTGCGATCGGTTGGATTTTGGCGGCTATCGCCAATTTCGATCCGTTTTATATTCTTGCCGGATTGTTTTCCGGTTACTTCTTTGCTTGGATCGGCCATTTCTTCGTTGAGAAAAACCGTCCCGCGACTTTCACATACCCCCTTAAATCGTTTATGGGCGATTGGGTGATGTATTTTTATATTCTCACCGGACAAATCGGTAAGGAATTGGAAAAAATCGGCAAAAAGTAA
- a CDS encoding M23 family metallopeptidase, whose protein sequence is MILQILNLLIPLIRKFLNLKAIQTNQNYWNESRLAEAYTNKISREETFDSISNIHIQRDPVFRLPVTNPHITSKYGWRYLNIDGKKSKQFHLGIDLGGCNDVFAPEDCVIKSILGRDPLYPVKFRWEKNTWINLVKSGEVPADRAWTPFVLAIGVHTKNRYKFKHTDPRVKKGDKVSAGDLIGKSGNFGYSLGAHLHFEVWPWDEKAQDWKKETDPEKFLKEKGLL, encoded by the coding sequence ATGATTTTACAAATTCTAAACCTTCTTATTCCACTTATCCGGAAATTCCTAAACTTAAAAGCGATTCAAACAAATCAAAACTATTGGAACGAATCTCGACTCGCAGAAGCTTATACGAATAAGATTTCAAGAGAAGAGACGTTTGATTCGATCTCGAACATACACATTCAACGAGATCCTGTCTTCCGTTTACCTGTAACAAATCCTCATATCACCTCAAAATACGGATGGAGATACTTAAACATCGACGGTAAGAAATCCAAACAGTTTCATTTAGGAATCGATCTCGGTGGTTGTAACGATGTATTTGCTCCGGAAGACTGCGTGATTAAATCTATTCTCGGGAGGGATCCACTATATCCGGTGAAGTTTCGTTGGGAGAAAAACACCTGGATCAATTTGGTTAAATCAGGCGAAGTTCCGGCGGATCGTGCTTGGACTCCATTCGTTCTCGCAATCGGTGTTCATACAAAAAACCGATATAAATTCAAGCACACAGATCCCAGGGTCAAGAAAGGTGATAAAGTTAGCGCGGGCGATCTGATCGGAAAATCCGGGAACTTCGGTTATAGCTTAGGCGCTCATCTTCACTTCGAAGTTTGGCCTTGGGATGAGAAAGCACAGGACTGGAAAAAAGAAACCGATCCCGAAAAGTTCTTAAAAGAAAAAGGACTGTTATAA
- a CDS encoding MazG-like family protein: MKEKIIQEILRERENQDQKWGEQNYNPIEWCAILGEEVGEVNKAALETHFKFDGKNDYIEYRKELIQVSAVALAMIECLDRNGNG, from the coding sequence ATGAAAGAAAAGATCATTCAGGAAATTCTTAGAGAAAGAGAAAATCAAGATCAGAAATGGGGAGAACAAAACTACAACCCTATTGAATGGTGCGCGATTCTTGGCGAAGAGGTTGGAGAGGTAAACAAGGCCGCGCTTGAAACGCATTTCAAATTCGACGGAAAGAACGATTACATCGAATACAGAAAGGAATTGATACAGGTTTCCGCTGTTGCGTTGGCGATGATCGAATGCCTCGATCGGAATGGAAATGGATAA